The Vibrio astriarenae genome contains a region encoding:
- a CDS encoding TIGR02444 family protein: MTNQQAHQLLTMEQLWQFSLEYYSSREVKDACLTLQNQYHGNVNLLILLKWLDEHHFSIQEKDWHRVEQSLGRTEALLHHYRELRRKLKIAVSDTLYREALQFELQLEKQQQADLVDCINHLSLKSRDEHSLTQMYCHLLGADHLQAAFAKPVDVLLN; encoded by the coding sequence ATGACCAATCAGCAGGCACATCAACTTCTCACCATGGAGCAACTGTGGCAATTTAGCCTTGAGTACTACTCAAGCCGAGAAGTGAAAGATGCCTGCCTAACCCTGCAGAACCAGTATCACGGTAATGTGAATCTTCTCATATTACTGAAATGGCTCGATGAACATCACTTTTCGATTCAAGAGAAAGATTGGCATCGAGTCGAGCAGTCCCTTGGTCGCACCGAGGCACTGCTCCATCACTATCGAGAGCTACGTAGAAAGCTCAAAATCGCCGTTAGCGATACACTGTACAGAGAAGCCCTACAGTTTGAATTACAACTAGAAAAACAACAGCAAGCCGACCTTGTAGACTGTATCAATCACCTCTCTTTAAAGTCGAGAGATGAACACAGCCTAACCCAGATGTACTGCCACCTACTCGGTGCCGATCATTTACAAGCGGCCTTTGCTAAGCCAGTGGATGTGTTGCTCAACTGA
- a CDS encoding ABC transporter ATP-binding protein, whose product MITFTDIQLLRGGKPLLDQASATIHPGDKIGLVGKNGCGKSTLFALMKDELSIDAGNFVQPKHWELAWVAQETPALDRSAIEYVIDGDREYRLLEKRLAEAEQADNGTLVADLHGQIETIGGYTIRARAAELLDGLGFSQDQMLWNLTQFSGGWRMRLNLAQALLCRSDLLLLDEPTNHLDLDAVMWLERWLQSYPGTLVLISHDRDFLDPIVTRIIHIENEKLNEYTGNYSSFEDQRAQKLVLQQAMFQKQQKQMAHMQSYIDRFRYKASKARQAQSRIKALEKLEKVLPAQFDNPFSFEFREPAALPNPIMMMDEVAAGYDDNLILEKIRLNLVPGSRIGLLGRNGAGKSTLIKLLSGELKPQGGELTYSQGVKIGYFAQHQLETLHPEETPLQHMMQIAPNHTEQQLRDYLGSFGFQGDKALDKVAPFSGGEKARLVLALIVWQKPNLLLLDEPTNHLDLDMRQALTLALQTFEGAMVIVSHDRYLLRATTDDLYLVHDKQVAPFNGDLTDYYKWLTEQQKIEKKEAQSAQPAKDSSQSAAAKKEQKRREAEFRKQTAPIRKTLTKLEEKMDKLGTAVAQAEQQLLDNSLYEAENKAKLNQVLADQASAKSQLEEIEMEWMEQQETLEQMEQEFNAV is encoded by the coding sequence ATGATCACCTTTACTGATATTCAACTACTCCGTGGTGGAAAACCACTTCTAGACCAAGCATCTGCCACTATCCACCCGGGAGATAAAATAGGCCTGGTTGGCAAAAACGGCTGTGGTAAGTCGACCCTCTTTGCCTTAATGAAAGATGAACTTTCTATCGATGCTGGCAACTTTGTACAGCCTAAGCACTGGGAGTTAGCATGGGTTGCGCAGGAAACGCCGGCACTCGATCGCAGTGCTATTGAATATGTTATCGATGGTGATCGCGAATATCGTCTATTAGAAAAACGCCTTGCCGAAGCAGAGCAAGCGGACAACGGTACACTTGTCGCAGACTTACACGGGCAAATAGAAACGATTGGTGGCTACACGATTCGCGCCCGCGCAGCAGAGCTACTCGACGGTCTTGGTTTTAGCCAAGACCAGATGCTGTGGAACCTAACCCAGTTCTCTGGTGGTTGGCGTATGCGTCTTAACTTGGCGCAAGCGCTGCTGTGTCGCTCTGACTTACTCTTGCTCGATGAGCCAACCAACCACTTGGACCTTGACGCTGTGATGTGGCTCGAGCGCTGGCTACAAAGCTATCCTGGCACACTTGTACTGATCTCGCACGACCGTGATTTCCTCGACCCTATCGTGACACGCATCATTCACATCGAGAATGAAAAGCTTAACGAGTACACGGGTAACTACTCTTCGTTTGAAGATCAGCGTGCGCAGAAGCTCGTTCTGCAACAAGCGATGTTCCAGAAGCAGCAGAAACAGATGGCGCACATGCAAAGCTATATCGATCGCTTCCGCTACAAAGCCTCAAAAGCTCGCCAAGCACAGAGTCGTATCAAAGCATTGGAGAAACTTGAAAAAGTGCTACCCGCACAGTTTGATAACCCATTCAGTTTCGAGTTTCGTGAACCTGCAGCGCTACCTAACCCAATTATGATGATGGACGAAGTCGCGGCGGGTTACGATGACAATCTGATCCTTGAAAAGATCAGACTTAACCTAGTACCGGGAAGCCGTATCGGTCTGCTGGGTCGTAACGGCGCAGGTAAATCAACGCTTATTAAGCTCCTTTCTGGAGAGCTTAAGCCACAAGGTGGTGAGCTGACTTACTCGCAAGGGGTGAAAATTGGTTACTTCGCCCAGCATCAACTCGAAACTCTACACCCGGAAGAGACGCCACTGCAGCATATGATGCAGATCGCCCCTAATCACACCGAGCAACAACTGCGTGATTACCTTGGTAGCTTTGGCTTCCAAGGAGACAAAGCGCTGGACAAAGTGGCGCCGTTTTCCGGCGGCGAAAAAGCGCGCCTCGTATTGGCTCTGATCGTATGGCAAAAGCCAAACCTACTGCTACTCGATGAACCCACCAACCACCTTGATCTCGATATGCGTCAGGCGCTAACGCTTGCATTGCAAACCTTCGAGGGTGCAATGGTGATTGTCAGCCACGATCGTTACCTGCTACGTGCGACCACGGATGACTTATATCTGGTGCACGATAAGCAAGTGGCCCCCTTTAATGGCGATCTGACGGATTATTATAAATGGCTGACGGAACAGCAAAAAATAGAGAAAAAAGAGGCGCAATCGGCTCAACCCGCCAAAGACAGCAGCCAAAGTGCTGCCGCGAAGAAGGAGCAGAAGCGTCGTGAAGCAGAATTCCGTAAACAGACGGCACCTATTCGCAAAACCTTGACAAAACTCGAGGAGAAAATGGATAAGTTAGGCACCGCTGTCGCACAAGCTGAACAACAATTATTAGACAACAGCCTGTATGAAGCGGAAAACAAAGCTAAACTTAACCAAGTACTTGCTGATCAGGCCAGCGCAAAATCTCAACTTGAAGAGATCGAGATGGAATGGATGGAGCAGCAAGAGACGCTTGAGCAGATGGAACAGGAATTCAACGCAGTATGA
- the kefG gene encoding glutathione-regulated potassium-efflux system ancillary protein KefG, with translation MTHQSKDLSLSSQQDSNTPQSPLRVLVIYAHPESDQSIANQAAIEAIQDLEHVTIHDLYAVYPDFFIDVKAEHQLVSTHDVIVFQHPLYMYSCPALMKEWLDRVLGKGFAFGGDCALKGKVWRNVITTGGKEEAFGVKGYNKYPLEQILQPFELVAALCLMEWIDPLVLYWSHNVSDQERYAHGQAYRQWLVDVSQWAGGQHGA, from the coding sequence ATGACCCACCAGAGTAAAGATCTCAGTCTATCGTCTCAACAAGATTCAAATACACCCCAGTCACCGCTGAGGGTGCTTGTCATTTATGCCCATCCAGAATCTGATCAATCTATTGCTAATCAGGCCGCAATAGAGGCGATTCAAGATCTAGAACACGTCACGATTCACGATCTCTATGCCGTCTATCCAGATTTTTTCATCGACGTTAAAGCCGAACATCAGTTGGTGTCTACGCATGACGTGATTGTGTTTCAGCACCCTCTCTATATGTATTCTTGTCCAGCACTCATGAAGGAGTGGCTGGATCGCGTGCTGGGTAAAGGATTTGCCTTTGGCGGAGATTGTGCCTTGAAAGGCAAAGTGTGGCGCAATGTGATTACCACTGGTGGTAAAGAGGAGGCGTTTGGTGTCAAAGGTTACAACAAGTACCCGCTAGAACAGATCCTCCAACCCTTTGAGCTGGTGGCCGCTCTTTGTTTGATGGAGTGGATCGATCCTCTGGTTTTATATTGGTCGCATAATGTTTCAGACCAAGAGCGGTATGCCCATGGGCAAGCCTACCGACAGTGGCTAGTTGATGTCAGTCAATGGGCGGGAGGTCAGCATGGCGCTTGA